A window from Burkholderiales bacterium encodes these proteins:
- a CDS encoding polysaccharide deacetylase family protein gives MAALHKRTIKNLAISGMRLLLLAGLLLGGGCQSLRPAASPAPLAVKVRFLLTFDDGPSIRTDYNPTLAILEQLARNDVQNGIKGIFFVQTRNSNGGGSEAGKNIMRITYAQGQVLGLHSAEPAGHVKHVRMENEQLNQSLINGIDDIRHITGSNPEFVRPPGFLFDAETQELYRSQGLKMLLSDVNARDGVIHVFNVSLRRRSHIRSELNRVYEEVGLRQLPVVHGVVPVVVTFHDVNTYTAWHFTEYLHILVEQAVDIGLPLAAKPFFDQTEEIVEAARYRTVPPLITAK, from the coding sequence ATGGCTGCGCTGCATAAACGTACAATCAAAAATTTGGCAATCTCGGGCATGCGGCTTTTGCTGCTGGCCGGTCTGTTGCTGGGTGGCGGCTGTCAGTCGTTGCGCCCCGCAGCGTCCCCCGCGCCGCTTGCGGTAAAAGTGCGTTTTCTGCTCACATTCGACGATGGCCCAAGCATACGCACCGATTATAATCCCACGCTTGCGATTCTTGAGCAGTTGGCGCGCAACGACGTGCAAAACGGCATCAAGGGGATTTTCTTCGTGCAGACGCGCAACAGTAACGGAGGGGGCTCCGAGGCCGGCAAAAACATCATGCGCATTACCTACGCACAGGGCCAAGTGTTGGGACTGCACAGCGCCGAGCCGGCCGGGCATGTAAAGCATGTGAGGATGGAAAATGAGCAGCTCAACCAGTCGCTCATCAACGGCATAGACGATATCAGGCATATCACCGGCAGCAATCCGGAATTTGTCCGTCCTCCGGGTTTTCTGTTTGATGCCGAAACCCAGGAACTTTACCGAAGTCAAGGCCTCAAGATGTTGTTATCAGACGTCAACGCAAGGGACGGGGTCATCCATGTTTTTAACGTCAGTTTGCGCCGGCGCAGTCATATCCGTTCCGAACTCAACCGGGTTTACGAGGAGGTAGGCCTGCGCCAGCTGCCAGTGGTGCATGGCGTGGTTCCGGTGGTGGTGACGTTTCACGATGTGAACACCTATACCGCCTGGCACTTTACCGAGTATCTGCACATACTGGTGGAACAAGCGGTCGACATCGGCTTGCCCCTGGCCGCGAAGCCTTTTTTTGATCAGACCGAAGAAATTGTGGAGGCCGCGCGGTACCGGACTGTGCCACCGCTTATCACCGCCAAGTGA
- a CDS encoding DUF1259 domain-containing protein, whose amino-acid sequence MRNRIVMGVLLAAMQFLPPGLLAAGLPPDYRQVLAYLDKKGDYKDHVFKVGIPRNDLQVNVDGVDTPTTFGFDGWLAMTKGKNGLDVMMGDLVLLQDEVNPVMSALLDNGLEVTALHNHFFWEEPRIFCMRVQGHGKAMELAKKVKPALDLIGNDAAGASQSEKSVDFAKESLDTAALSRIIGHAGEQNGQVYKITVGRDDLKVNEMGARINSRMGLNTWAVFYGSDERAVITGEVAMLENEVTPVLRALRAHELDVVAIHHHMTGSQPMVIFLHYWGQGQAVKLAEGFKSALDQLGRGANRVH is encoded by the coding sequence ATGCGAAATCGGATAGTCATGGGTGTCCTGCTTGCCGCAATGCAGTTTTTGCCGCCGGGTTTGTTAGCGGCGGGGTTGCCACCGGATTATCGGCAGGTGCTTGCCTACCTCGACAAAAAGGGCGACTACAAGGATCACGTTTTCAAGGTGGGCATTCCGCGCAACGATCTGCAAGTGAACGTGGACGGCGTAGACACGCCGACGACGTTCGGTTTTGACGGCTGGCTGGCGATGACGAAAGGCAAAAACGGCCTTGACGTGATGATGGGCGATCTCGTGCTTTTGCAGGACGAAGTCAATCCGGTGATGTCGGCCTTACTGGATAATGGGCTCGAAGTCACCGCATTGCATAACCATTTTTTCTGGGAAGAGCCGCGCATTTTCTGCATGCGCGTGCAAGGCCATGGCAAAGCGATGGAACTGGCGAAAAAAGTAAAGCCCGCGCTGGATTTAATCGGCAACGACGCGGCCGGCGCCTCACAGTCGGAAAAAAGCGTTGATTTCGCTAAAGAGTCTTTGGATACCGCTGCGTTGTCGCGCATCATTGGCCATGCCGGCGAGCAAAACGGCCAAGTTTATAAAATCACCGTCGGTCGCGACGACCTGAAGGTCAACGAAATGGGCGCGCGCATCAATTCGCGCATGGGACTCAACACCTGGGCGGTGTTTTACGGCAGCGACGAGCGGGCAGTAATCACGGGAGAGGTGGCGATGCTGGAAAACGAAGTGACGCCGGTGCTGCGCGCGCTGCGCGCGCACGAGCTGGATGTGGTGGCGATCCATCACCACATGACCGGCTCGCAGCCGATGGTGATTTTCCTGCATTACTGGGGCCAGGGGCAGGCCGTGAAACTTGCGGAAGGATTTAAATCGGCGCTTGATCAGCTCGGCCGCGGCGCAAACCGCGTTCATTAA
- the mpl gene encoding UDP-N-acetylmuramate:L-alanyl-gamma-D-glutamyl-meso-diaminopimelate ligase, which translates to MHIHILGICGTFMGGLAMLAKQAGHEVTGCDANVYPPMSTQLQAQGIALTEGYAVGQISLKPDVFVIGNVITRGNPLVEEILNRGLPYISGPQWLAENVLCGKWVLAVAGTHGKTTTASMLAWILEDAGLDPGFLIGGVPENFGISARLSSFTPHPSAEGGSEGGSPFFVIEADEYDTAFFDKRSKFVHYRSCTTVLNNLEFDHADIFPDLAAIETQFHHLVRMLPANGLIVANGRDQNLKRVLSRGCWTPVEYFGIDQGWQAKGADESFAVCEKSRAVGTLKWRLLGEHNRLNALAALLAARHAGVKVATGIAALEKFHNVKRRMEVKGVVNGITVYDDFAHHPTAIRTTLEGLREKVNGARIIAVLEPRSNTMRMGLMKEELAASFAAADRVFCYTANLGWDAAAVLKPLGTRAQTCNDLQKLLISIAETVRPGDHVLIMSNGSFGGIHEKLLDKLRLRP; encoded by the coding sequence ATGCACATCCATATTCTCGGCATCTGCGGCACCTTCATGGGCGGCCTTGCCATGCTTGCCAAGCAGGCGGGACACGAAGTCACCGGCTGCGACGCCAATGTCTACCCGCCGATGAGCACCCAGCTTCAAGCCCAAGGCATTGCACTCACGGAGGGTTATGCTGTCGGGCAAATCAGCCTTAAGCCCGATGTGTTCGTGATCGGCAATGTGATTACCCGCGGCAATCCGCTGGTGGAGGAAATCCTGAATCGCGGGCTTCCCTATATTTCCGGCCCGCAGTGGCTGGCGGAGAATGTGCTGTGCGGCAAATGGGTATTGGCGGTGGCCGGCACCCACGGCAAGACCACCACCGCTTCCATGCTGGCCTGGATTCTGGAAGATGCCGGACTTGATCCGGGCTTTCTCATCGGCGGCGTGCCGGAGAATTTCGGCATTTCCGCGCGGCTGTCATCCTTCACCCCCCATCCCTCTGCCGAGGGCGGGAGTGAGGGAGGATCCCCCTTTTTTGTAATTGAAGCGGACGAATACGACACCGCTTTCTTCGACAAGCGCTCGAAATTCGTGCATTACCGTTCATGCACCACGGTGCTGAACAATCTGGAATTCGACCACGCCGATATCTTCCCTGATCTTGCCGCCATCGAAACCCAGTTCCACCATCTGGTGCGCATGCTTCCCGCGAACGGCTTGATTGTCGCCAACGGCCGCGACCAAAATCTCAAGCGCGTGCTTTCGCGCGGCTGCTGGACGCCGGTGGAATACTTTGGCATAGACCAGGGCTGGCAGGCAAAAGGCGCTGACGAAAGCTTTGCCGTGTGCGAAAAAAGCAGGGCGGTGGGCACGCTGAAGTGGCGGCTTCTGGGCGAACACAACCGTCTCAATGCGCTTGCGGCGCTGCTCGCTGCGCGTCACGCCGGTGTGAAGGTGGCCACCGGTATCGCGGCGCTGGAAAAATTCCACAACGTGAAGCGGCGCATGGAGGTAAAAGGGGTGGTAAACGGGATTACCGTTTACGATGATTTTGCCCACCATCCCACCGCGATTCGCACCACGCTCGAAGGCCTGCGCGAAAAAGTAAACGGCGCGCGCATTATTGCGGTGCTGGAACCGCGCTCCAATACCATGAGAATGGGACTGATGAAAGAAGAGCTCGCGGCAAGCTTCGCCGCCGCGGACCGGGTGTTCTGCTATACGGCGAATCTCGGCTGGGATGCCGCCGCCGTCCTCAAACCGCTGGGAACGCGGGCTCAAACTTGCAACGACTTGCAAAAGCTGTTGATCTCGATCGCGGAGACGGTCCGCCCCGGTGACCATGTGCTTATCATGAGCAATGGCAGTTTCGGCGGCATTCACGAAAAACTACTCGACAAACTTCGTCTCCGGCCGTGA
- a CDS encoding YqiA/YcfP family alpha/beta fold hydrolase, translating into MGTIVYIHGFNSSSASVKARLLREYLQDRGYADEFLASDLPHWPSRAIAKLESEIRRRDPKTITLIGSSLGGHYATWLAEKHALRAVVVNPAVNPHLLLAPALGPQKNLYTGGEYQFTPQHLRELEQSNIAAITRPERYLLLVQTGDEMLDYRHAVEKYRGAKQVVIEGGDHGFQNFSDHIPLILEFAGK; encoded by the coding sequence ATGGGAACAATCGTCTATATCCACGGCTTCAACAGCTCATCGGCCTCGGTGAAAGCGCGGCTGCTACGCGAATACCTGCAAGACCGCGGATATGCCGATGAATTTCTGGCGTCCGATCTGCCGCATTGGCCCAGCCGGGCAATAGCCAAGCTGGAATCGGAAATCCGCCGCCGCGATCCCAAAACAATTACCCTGATAGGCAGCTCACTGGGCGGGCACTATGCAACCTGGCTTGCGGAAAAACATGCTCTGCGGGCAGTAGTGGTGAATCCCGCGGTGAACCCGCACCTTTTGCTTGCGCCTGCCCTCGGGCCGCAGAAGAATCTTTACACCGGCGGGGAATACCAGTTCACGCCACAGCATCTCAGGGAACTTGAGCAATCCAACATCGCCGCCATCACCCGGCCCGAGCGCTACCTTTTGCTGGTGCAGACCGGCGACGAGATGCTTGATTACCGCCATGCCGTGGAGAAATACCGGGGCGCAAAGCAGGTGGTAATTGAAGGCGGCGACCACGGTTTTCAGAATTTCTCCGACCATATTCCCCTAATCCTGGAGTTTGCCGGAAAATAA
- a CDS encoding ribonuclease catalytic domain-containing protein, whose protein sequence is MNVFYEEDGAFRVGAILADNGTTLQVEAAHGKRSKIKAAALLFRFEQPGLNGFMERAQQAVDDIDVDFLWSCCGEAEFGYDTLAREYFGRPPGPIESAALLMRLHGSPMYFYRKGRGRYQAAAPDALKAALASIEKKRKQAAQQVAYVEQLTAFKLPAEFGTMLPKLLYHPDRAGIEYKALEAASAATHLTHAQLIEKCGAISSSHDYHIQRFLFEYFPEGAGFGDIGEIIEPQALPLAEVTAFSIDDAATTEIDDAFSVKRLKNGNWRIGVHIAAPALGLAPGSKLDAIAARRLSTVYMPEGKITMLPEAVIERFTLAGGRSCPALSLYLDVLPEDFTAVSSETRVERVPIAANLRHAELERKFNEAALAAGETGFPFGSELKLLWQFAESLQKSRGQNETAPPPADYHFTIENGRVTITDRKRGTPIDKLVSELMIYVNSAWGKLLAEKGIAAIYRTQYNGKVKMSTAPGEHQGLGVEQYLWASSPLRRYVDLINQRQLVAGLKGEPPPYARNSERLLIAMRDFELAYETYANFQRTMERYWCLRWIIQEAAGLTPATVVRENLVKIDRLPLFCRVPSLPELPTGSRVEVEISAIDFLELSFACHYKRMLETQ, encoded by the coding sequence ATGAACGTTTTTTACGAAGAAGACGGCGCTTTCAGGGTGGGCGCCATCCTTGCCGATAACGGAACCACGCTGCAGGTCGAGGCCGCGCACGGCAAGCGCAGCAAAATCAAGGCGGCGGCGTTGTTGTTCCGTTTTGAGCAGCCCGGGTTAAACGGCTTCATGGAACGCGCGCAGCAGGCGGTGGACGACATCGATGTGGATTTTCTGTGGTCCTGCTGCGGCGAGGCGGAGTTTGGCTACGATACTTTGGCGCGCGAATACTTCGGTCGCCCACCCGGTCCAATCGAGTCTGCCGCCCTGCTCATGCGTTTGCACGGCTCGCCCATGTATTTTTACAGGAAAGGCCGCGGCCGCTACCAGGCGGCGGCGCCGGACGCGCTTAAAGCGGCCTTGGCCAGCATCGAGAAAAAACGCAAGCAGGCCGCGCAGCAGGTCGCGTATGTGGAGCAGTTAACGGCGTTCAAGCTGCCGGCGGAATTCGGTACTATGCTCCCCAAGCTGCTCTACCACCCGGATCGGGCCGGTATCGAGTACAAGGCGCTGGAAGCGGCGAGTGCGGCGACGCATCTTACTCATGCGCAGCTTATCGAAAAATGCGGCGCCATTTCGTCATCGCACGATTACCACATCCAGCGCTTCCTGTTCGAGTATTTTCCCGAAGGCGCCGGTTTCGGCGACATCGGCGAAATCATCGAGCCGCAGGCGCTGCCGCTTGCCGAAGTTACCGCATTCAGCATCGACGATGCGGCCACCACGGAAATCGACGACGCGTTTTCGGTAAAACGCCTCAAAAACGGCAATTGGCGCATCGGCGTGCACATCGCGGCGCCGGCTTTGGGGTTGGCGCCGGGATCAAAGCTTGATGCAATTGCGGCGCGACGGCTTTCCACGGTGTATATGCCGGAAGGCAAAATTACCATGCTGCCGGAAGCGGTGATTGAGCGTTTTACTCTGGCCGGAGGGCGGTCCTGCCCGGCGCTGTCGCTTTATCTGGACGTGCTACCGGAAGATTTTACCGCCGTTTCATCGGAAACCCGGGTTGAGCGCGTGCCCATCGCGGCGAATTTACGGCACGCAGAACTGGAGCGAAAATTCAATGAGGCTGCGCTCGCCGCAGGCGAGACCGGCTTTCCCTTCGGGAGCGAGCTGAAACTGCTGTGGCAGTTTGCCGAAAGCTTGCAAAAATCGCGGGGCCAGAACGAAACGGCGCCGCCGCCCGCGGATTACCACTTCACCATTGAGAACGGCCGGGTCACAATCACCGATCGCAAGCGCGGGACACCCATCGACAAGCTGGTCTCCGAGCTGATGATTTATGTGAACAGCGCCTGGGGCAAGCTGCTGGCCGAAAAGGGCATAGCCGCGATTTATCGCACACAGTACAACGGCAAGGTGAAAATGAGCACCGCACCGGGCGAGCACCAGGGTTTGGGCGTGGAGCAATACCTGTGGGCGAGCTCGCCGCTGCGGCGCTATGTGGATCTCATCAATCAACGCCAGCTGGTTGCCGGGCTCAAGGGAGAACCGCCGCCTTATGCCAGAAACAGCGAGCGGCTTTTGATTGCCATGCGCGATTTTGAGCTGGCCTATGAAACGTATGCCAACTTCCAGCGCACCATGGAACGCTATTGGTGCCTGCGCTGGATAATCCAGGAAGCCGCGGGCCTCACTCCCGCTACGGTGGTGCGGGAAAATCTGGTGAAAATCGATCGGCTGCCGCTTTTTTGCCGGGTGCCTTCGCTGCCCGAGCTGCCTACCGGCAGCCGGGTCGAAGTGGAAATTTCGGCTATAGATTTTCTTGAGCTAAGCTTTGCCTGCCATTATAAAAGGATGCTGGAAACGCAGTGA
- a CDS encoding TonB family protein, with product MDVATRLQVAMFLSFTLHSILLLGVTFTFPEAPKRSHDGLPLEVVLVNSKTVSKPLQPDALAQANLDGGGNVDQKRRAKSLLPVLKKKQEVPDQLVQAQRRLKELEAQSQKLLTQVQSAKKLEQMESKPQPKQQKVESPSAMDLMQRSLEAVRLEAEIAREREEYQQQPRRMFIGARTREYAFTRYVDDWRIKVERVGNLNYPDAARRQKIYGSLVLTVSIKADGTVENVEINRPSGNKILDAAAIRIVELSSPFAPFPEEMRKKVDILSITRTWTFTHSDQLVGE from the coding sequence ATGGACGTTGCCACGCGCCTGCAAGTGGCGATGTTTCTCTCCTTCACCCTGCATTCGATTTTACTGCTCGGCGTCACCTTCACGTTTCCCGAGGCGCCCAAGCGCAGCCATGACGGCCTGCCGCTGGAAGTGGTGCTGGTGAACAGCAAGACCGTTTCCAAGCCGCTGCAGCCGGATGCGCTGGCACAGGCCAACCTCGATGGCGGCGGCAATGTCGATCAGAAGCGCCGCGCCAAAAGCCTGCTGCCGGTGCTGAAGAAAAAGCAGGAGGTCCCCGACCAGCTCGTGCAAGCGCAGCGCCGGTTGAAAGAGCTTGAAGCGCAGTCACAGAAGCTGTTGACGCAAGTCCAGTCTGCCAAAAAACTCGAGCAGATGGAAAGCAAGCCCCAGCCCAAGCAGCAGAAGGTGGAAAGCCCCAGCGCCATGGATCTGATGCAAAGGAGCCTGGAAGCGGTGCGGCTGGAAGCGGAAATCGCCAGGGAGCGCGAAGAATACCAGCAGCAGCCGCGGCGCATGTTCATTGGCGCGCGCACCCGGGAATATGCGTTTACCCGCTATGTGGACGACTGGCGCATCAAGGTAGAGCGCGTCGGCAATCTCAATTACCCGGACGCGGCGAGGCGCCAGAAAATTTACGGCAGCCTCGTGCTCACCGTGTCCATCAAGGCCGACGGCACGGTGGAAAACGTGGAAATCAACCGCCCTTCCGGCAATAAAATCCTGGATGCCGCGGCCATCCGCATCGTCGAGCTGTCGAGTCCGTTTGCGCCGTTTCCCGAGGAAATGCGCAAGAAAGTGGATATCCTAAGCATCACCCGCACCTGGACCTTCACTCACAGCGATCAGTTGGTGGGGGAGTGA
- the aroE gene encoding shikimate dehydrogenase: protein MTDRYAVIGNPISHSKSPMIHTEFARQTGQDIVYTAILATTENFVSTVLDFLHAGGKGMNVTVPFKEQAWKYLATDITNRAIDAEAVNTLDFRDNKIIGDNTDGAGLLRDIQNNLGFPITGKRVLLMGAGGAAHGVMTPLLYEKPEILVIANRTLEKANQMVAKVQQHASFSLHSITSSPYSNLAENKFDIVINATSSSLSGELPPLPEKLFASNALAYDLMYGGGLTPFLRFAQAQGAARLADGLGMLVEQAAESFYFWRGVRPDTRPVIAKLKGKE from the coding sequence ATGACTGACCGCTACGCCGTCATCGGCAACCCCATTTCCCACAGCAAATCACCCATGATACATACCGAGTTCGCGCGGCAAACCGGGCAGGATATTGTCTATACTGCCATCCTCGCCACCACCGAAAATTTCGTGAGCACGGTGCTGGATTTCCTGCACGCCGGCGGCAAGGGCATGAATGTCACCGTGCCGTTCAAGGAGCAAGCTTGGAAATATCTCGCAACTGACATCACGAATCGCGCAATTGACGCAGAGGCGGTCAATACGCTGGACTTCCGTGACAATAAAATTATCGGCGACAATACCGATGGCGCGGGTTTGCTGCGTGATATCCAGAATAATCTCGGTTTTCCCATTACGGGTAAACGCGTCTTGCTGATGGGTGCGGGCGGGGCCGCGCACGGCGTAATGACGCCTTTGTTATACGAGAAGCCAGAAATCTTGGTAATTGCCAACCGTACTTTGGAAAAGGCCAACCAAATGGTAGCCAAAGTTCAGCAGCACGCAAGCTTTTCGTTGCACAGCATCACAAGCAGCCCCTATTCTAATCTTGCTGAAAACAAGTTCGATATTGTCATTAACGCCACTTCCAGCAGCTTGAGCGGCGAACTACCGCCGCTGCCTGAAAAACTTTTCGCATCCAACGCGCTCGCCTACGACCTGATGTATGGCGGGGGGCTCACTCCTTTCCTGCGGTTTGCACAGGCACAAGGCGCCGCCAGGCTTGCCGACGGCTTGGGCATGCTGGTGGAGCAGGCGGCGGAGTCGTTTTATTTCTGGCGCGGCGTGCGCCCCGATACCCGTCCGGTCATCGCCAAACTTAA